Proteins encoded within one genomic window of Microbacterium sp. zg-B185:
- the dnaJ gene encoding molecular chaperone DnaJ, with translation MVDHYEVLGVARDATPDEIKKAYRRLARELHPDVNPGDDASERFKLVTHAYDVLSDPDQRARYDVGGNDSPFGGGAQGFGGFGDIFETFFGSGGGQRAGRPRSRRERGQDALVRVTLDLKDVVFGVHRDIDVDTAVLCDTCHGSCTQPGTSPVTCDICHGSGHVQRTVRSLLGNVVTSQPCGVCQGYGTTIPYPCATCQGQGRVRARRTVSLDIPAGVETGLRLQLPGSGEVGPAGGPNGDLYIEVTVSPDEEFSRDGDDLLATLEVSMPDAILGTTTTIESLDGPVDLEIRPGVQGGDVLTIKGRGITPLRGTQRGDLRVGVHVVTPTRLDAKERALVEEFAKRTKSPPPRLAEFHQGLFAKLRDRFRNG, from the coding sequence GTGGTCGACCACTACGAGGTCCTCGGAGTTGCGCGCGACGCGACCCCGGACGAGATCAAGAAGGCGTACCGGCGTCTTGCGCGGGAGCTTCATCCCGACGTCAATCCCGGAGATGACGCTTCCGAGCGATTCAAGCTCGTGACCCACGCGTACGACGTGCTGAGCGACCCCGATCAGCGGGCGCGCTACGACGTCGGCGGGAACGATTCGCCCTTCGGCGGCGGCGCGCAGGGCTTCGGCGGCTTCGGCGACATCTTCGAGACCTTCTTCGGGTCCGGGGGAGGCCAGCGCGCCGGACGGCCGCGGTCCCGTCGTGAGCGCGGGCAGGACGCGCTGGTCCGGGTGACCCTGGACCTGAAGGACGTCGTGTTCGGCGTGCATCGGGACATCGACGTGGACACCGCGGTGCTGTGCGACACGTGCCACGGATCGTGCACCCAGCCCGGAACGTCCCCCGTCACGTGCGACATCTGCCACGGGTCCGGCCACGTGCAGCGCACCGTGCGCAGCCTGCTCGGAAACGTCGTGACCAGCCAGCCGTGCGGCGTCTGCCAGGGTTACGGCACGACGATCCCCTACCCGTGCGCCACCTGCCAGGGCCAGGGCCGCGTCCGCGCCCGACGCACCGTCTCGCTCGACATCCCCGCCGGCGTGGAGACGGGTCTGCGGCTGCAGCTTCCCGGGTCCGGCGAGGTCGGCCCCGCCGGCGGTCCCAACGGCGATCTCTACATCGAGGTCACCGTCTCGCCGGATGAGGAGTTCAGCCGTGACGGGGACGACCTGCTCGCGACGCTGGAGGTGTCGATGCCCGATGCGATCCTGGGCACCACCACGACCATCGAGTCCCTCGACGGACCTGTCGACCTGGAGATCCGGCCGGGGGTTCAGGGCGGCGACGTGCTGACCATCAAGGGTCGCGGCATCACCCCGCTGCGGGGCACGCAGCGCGGCGACCTGCGCGTGGGCGTTCACGTGGTCACGCCCACCCGGCTGGATGCCAAGGAGCGCGCCCTGGTCGAAGAGTTCGCCAAGCGGACCAAGTCGCCGCCGCCGCGACTGGCCGAATTCCACCAGGGACTGTTCGCGAAGCTGCGCGACCGCTTCCGGAACGGATGA
- the ybeY gene encoding rRNA maturation RNase YbeY, with the protein MTIEIGNESGFAVDETVLLRLMEHNLAELHVSADADVAILLVDEGAMEALHVQWMDEPGPTDVLSFPMDELRPGTEEMPTPAGLLGDIVLCPQVAETQAVAAKHSTMDELILLTTHGLLHLLGFDHAEPEDKREMFGVQNDLIMSFHVAERRRRA; encoded by the coding sequence GTGACGATCGAGATCGGCAACGAATCCGGATTCGCGGTCGATGAGACCGTGCTGCTTCGTCTCATGGAGCACAACCTCGCCGAGCTCCACGTGAGCGCGGATGCCGATGTGGCCATCCTCCTCGTGGACGAGGGCGCGATGGAGGCGCTGCACGTCCAATGGATGGACGAGCCCGGCCCGACCGACGTGCTGAGCTTCCCGATGGACGAGCTGCGCCCAGGGACCGAGGAGATGCCGACCCCGGCGGGGCTCCTGGGCGACATCGTGCTGTGCCCTCAGGTCGCCGAGACGCAGGCGGTCGCGGCCAAGCACTCCACGATGGATGAGCTGATCCTGCTGACCACCCACGGCCTGCTTCACCTGCTCGGGTTCGATCATGCCGAGCCGGAGGACAAACGCGAGATGTTCGGTGTGCAGAACGACCTGATCATGAGCTTCCACGTCGCCGAGCGACGACGGCGCGCATGA
- the hemW gene encoding radical SAM family heme chaperone HemW, with translation MGSALPLGEPVPRDGSVPATIDPAAQFGVYLHVPFCRVRCGYCDFNTYTADELRGARQDQYADTLLQEVQLAGRVLSQIGPPRPAATVFFGGGTPTLLPPGDLVRMLEGVRSTFGIAPDAEITVEANPDTVTGATASMLAAVGVTRLSIGMQSAVPHVLAALDRTHVPGNVRTAVEAARNAGLDVSLDLIYGAPGESLADWRASLEAAAALQPDHISAYALIVEEGTKLARQIRRGEVVTPDDDLQADMYELADDLLESAGYQWYEVSNWTRDAAHRSRHNMAYWQGADWWGFGPGAHSHLAGVRFWNVKHPAAYAQRLAAGESPAAARERPDAAARALESVLLRTRVREGLPISELLGEGRHAVAALIADGLIDGSAAVHGRIVLTRRGRLLADAVVRALTD, from the coding sequence ATGGGATCGGCGCTCCCGCTCGGTGAGCCCGTGCCGCGGGACGGGTCCGTTCCGGCGACCATCGATCCCGCTGCGCAGTTCGGCGTCTATCTGCACGTGCCGTTCTGCCGCGTGCGGTGCGGATACTGCGACTTCAACACCTACACCGCGGATGAGCTGCGCGGGGCGCGCCAGGACCAGTACGCCGACACTCTGCTGCAGGAGGTGCAGCTGGCCGGTCGGGTGCTGTCCCAGATCGGTCCGCCCCGCCCCGCCGCCACCGTGTTCTTCGGCGGGGGCACGCCGACGCTGCTCCCACCGGGTGACCTGGTGCGCATGCTCGAGGGTGTCCGCTCGACGTTCGGCATCGCGCCGGATGCCGAGATCACCGTCGAGGCCAACCCGGACACGGTGACCGGCGCGACCGCGTCGATGCTCGCCGCGGTCGGGGTGACCCGGCTGTCGATCGGGATGCAGTCCGCGGTCCCGCACGTTCTCGCGGCGCTGGATCGCACCCACGTACCCGGGAACGTCCGCACCGCGGTCGAGGCCGCGCGGAATGCGGGACTGGACGTGAGCCTGGACCTGATCTACGGAGCGCCGGGCGAGTCGCTGGCGGACTGGCGGGCTTCGCTCGAGGCGGCCGCGGCGCTGCAGCCGGATCACATCTCGGCCTACGCGCTCATCGTGGAGGAGGGGACCAAGCTCGCGCGCCAGATCCGCCGCGGCGAGGTCGTCACACCCGATGACGACCTCCAGGCGGACATGTACGAGCTTGCAGACGACCTGCTCGAAAGCGCCGGCTACCAGTGGTACGAAGTGTCCAACTGGACCCGCGATGCGGCGCACCGCTCCCGGCACAACATGGCCTACTGGCAGGGTGCGGACTGGTGGGGTTTCGGTCCCGGTGCCCACAGCCACCTGGCCGGCGTGCGCTTCTGGAATGTGAAGCATCCCGCCGCGTACGCCCAGCGCCTGGCGGCGGGCGAGTCGCCCGCCGCGGCGCGCGAGCGACCGGATGCCGCAGCACGGGCGCTGGAGAGCGTGCTGCTGCGCACGCGCGTGCGGGAGGGACTGCCCATCTCCGAACTGCTCGGCGAGGGCCGCCACGCGGTCGCCGCCCTCATCGCCGACGGTCTGATCGACGGTTCCGCGGCCGTGCACGGTCGCATCGTGCTGACCCGTCGGGGCCGGCTGCTGGCGGACGCCGTGGTGCGCGCCCTCACCGACTGA
- a CDS encoding DUF1990 domain-containing protein — protein sequence MRRGTFRDETVDYAAVGATQAADLMHYPPERSLPAEESWRIGSGQARFESASDALLSWGAQRGAGLELSDVRPAAGPMYSGVSFDSEGNPLAPSKLEADQRFDSDGTPYVGPGTTVRVDGRVRGMSVGGELRVIFAIEEPRRVGFALGTVGGSVVSGEESFMVQWYDNDEVWFTVRAFDAPSALLYRVFPRLVRRRRRELFTRYLRAISPLYTTP from the coding sequence ATGCGCCGCGGGACCTTCAGAGATGAGACGGTCGACTATGCCGCCGTGGGAGCGACGCAGGCCGCAGACCTGATGCACTATCCGCCCGAGCGGAGCCTGCCCGCAGAGGAATCCTGGCGGATCGGCAGCGGCCAGGCGCGGTTCGAGAGCGCGAGCGACGCGCTCCTGTCCTGGGGTGCGCAGCGGGGCGCGGGACTCGAGCTGAGCGACGTGCGACCCGCCGCGGGGCCGATGTACTCCGGGGTCAGTTTCGATTCGGAAGGCAATCCGCTCGCCCCCAGCAAGCTCGAAGCGGATCAGCGCTTCGACTCGGACGGTACGCCGTACGTCGGGCCGGGCACCACCGTCCGTGTCGACGGTCGTGTCCGCGGCATGAGCGTCGGCGGGGAGCTGCGCGTCATCTTCGCGATCGAGGAGCCTCGGCGGGTCGGTTTCGCATTGGGGACCGTCGGCGGATCGGTCGTGAGCGGCGAGGAATCGTTCATGGTGCAGTGGTACGACAACGATGAGGTGTGGTTCACCGTGCGCGCGTTCGACGCGCCCTCCGCGCTGCTCTACCGCGTCTTCCCCCGTCTGGTCCGCCGCCGCCGCCGCGAGCTGTTCACGCGCTACCTCCGCGCGATCTCGCCCCTGTACACCACGCCCTGA
- the hrcA gene encoding heat-inducible transcriptional repressor HrcA, translated as MVTDRGLQVLRAIVQDFVDTREPVGSKAIVERHAFGVSAATIRNDMALLEDEELIAAPHTSSGRVPTDKGYRVFVDHLAEVRPLSPAQRSAISAFLDGPGDLDDVLARTVRALTQLTGQVAIVQYPSFARATISHVELVQLGGGRILVIVVTDTGRVSQRLALVRDEFDDEDLARVRAEVASLVVGLPVREGVQRVQERLAQDDPSPTPPDVATAAIVRVLAEELEEFRHDRLVMAGAANLARSEADFRGSIYPLLEAIEEQVTLMKLMSEMVADDHGLAASIGRENEPFGLAEASVVASEYDATGARARVGLLGPTRMDYPTNFAAVRAVARYLTRMLDEDESAR; from the coding sequence ATGGTCACCGACAGAGGACTGCAGGTGCTGCGGGCGATCGTTCAGGACTTCGTCGACACGCGCGAGCCGGTCGGCAGCAAGGCCATCGTGGAACGCCACGCGTTCGGCGTGTCCGCAGCGACGATCCGCAACGACATGGCCCTGCTGGAGGACGAGGAGCTGATCGCAGCCCCGCACACCTCCTCTGGTCGCGTCCCCACCGACAAGGGCTATCGCGTCTTCGTCGATCATCTCGCCGAAGTGCGGCCCCTGTCGCCGGCCCAGCGCAGCGCGATCTCGGCGTTCCTCGATGGCCCCGGCGACCTCGACGACGTGCTGGCGCGGACGGTGCGTGCGCTGACTCAGCTGACCGGTCAGGTCGCCATCGTGCAGTACCCGTCCTTCGCGCGCGCCACGATCTCGCACGTCGAGCTGGTGCAGCTCGGCGGCGGGCGCATCCTGGTGATCGTGGTGACCGACACCGGCCGGGTCTCGCAGCGGCTCGCGTTGGTCCGAGACGAGTTCGACGACGAGGATCTGGCTCGGGTGCGCGCCGAGGTCGCCTCCCTCGTGGTCGGCCTGCCTGTGCGTGAGGGCGTCCAGCGCGTGCAGGAGCGCCTGGCACAGGATGACCCGTCGCCGACGCCACCGGACGTGGCGACCGCGGCGATCGTGCGGGTCCTCGCCGAAGAGCTCGAGGAATTCCGCCACGACCGGCTCGTCATGGCCGGCGCAGCCAATCTCGCGCGCAGCGAGGCGGACTTCCGAGGGAGCATCTATCCGCTGCTCGAGGCGATCGAGGAGCAGGTGACCCTCATGAAGCTGATGAGCGAGATGGTGGCGGACGATCACGGTCTGGCGGCCAGCATCGGTCGGGAGAACGAGCCGTTCGGGCTGGCCGAGGCATCGGTCGTGGCGAGCGAATACGACGCCACCGGCGCTCGGGCCAGGGTCGGCCTGCTCGGCCCCACGCGGATGGACTATCCGACGAATTTCGCGGCGGTACGAGCCGTCGCGCGCTATCTCACCCGGATGCTCGACGAAGACGAGAGTGCCCGCTGA
- a CDS encoding 16S rRNA (uracil(1498)-N(3))-methyltransferase, with amino-acid sequence MALHFLLPEAVQRSAVEAQPGDTVLLTGAEAHHAAAVRRVRVGEGVTVGDGRGTWLSGECESVSPREVVVRITARADIPAPVPRIVLAQALAKGDRDELAVQAATELGVDEILPWQAARSVSRWDAAKADKGRTRWAAIVREAAKQAHRAWVPDVAPLATAAELAARAAASHVIVLEPSADLRLSALSLSPGTREVILVVGPEGGIAPEELLLLQRAGATAARLGDTVLRTSTAGPAALAVLNAALGRW; translated from the coding sequence GTGGCGCTGCACTTCCTGCTGCCGGAGGCCGTCCAGCGCAGCGCGGTGGAGGCGCAGCCCGGTGACACGGTTCTGCTGACCGGCGCCGAGGCGCATCACGCGGCGGCGGTCCGCCGAGTCCGGGTCGGTGAGGGCGTCACCGTCGGCGATGGCCGAGGTACGTGGCTGTCGGGGGAGTGCGAATCTGTGTCGCCTCGAGAGGTGGTGGTGCGGATCACGGCGCGCGCCGACATCCCCGCTCCCGTCCCGCGCATCGTGCTCGCGCAGGCGCTGGCCAAGGGGGATCGCGATGAGCTTGCGGTCCAGGCGGCGACCGAACTCGGAGTCGACGAGATCCTCCCGTGGCAGGCCGCCCGGAGCGTTTCCCGGTGGGACGCGGCGAAGGCGGACAAGGGCCGCACTCGCTGGGCGGCGATCGTGCGCGAAGCCGCCAAGCAGGCGCACCGGGCGTGGGTTCCGGACGTCGCACCGCTGGCGACGGCCGCCGAGCTGGCAGCGCGCGCCGCGGCATCCCACGTCATCGTCCTCGAGCCCTCCGCCGACCTGCGCCTGAGCGCTCTGAGCCTGAGCCCCGGAACGCGCGAGGTGATCCTCGTCGTCGGACCAGAAGGCGGCATCGCTCCGGAAGAGCTGCTGCTCCTGCAGCGCGCCGGGGCGACCGCGGCCCGACTGGGGGACACCGTGCTGCGCACCTCGACCGCCGGTCCCGCGGCCCTGGCCGTCCTCAACGCCGCACTGGGACGCTGGTGA
- a CDS encoding HIT domain-containing protein, with translation MSEPSIFTRILNGEIPSEIIAETENAFAIRDIAPRAPVHLLVIPKSDEYRNVVELAAGDPDLLAELVGLANSVAAEHADGDFRLVFNTGPRSGQTVFHVHGHVLAGDLTESGLGG, from the coding sequence ATGAGCGAACCGTCGATCTTCACCCGCATCCTGAACGGCGAGATCCCCTCGGAGATCATCGCCGAGACGGAGAACGCGTTCGCGATCCGCGACATCGCGCCCCGTGCGCCCGTGCACCTGCTGGTGATCCCCAAGTCCGACGAATACCGGAACGTCGTGGAGCTGGCGGCGGGCGATCCCGACCTGCTCGCCGAGCTGGTCGGGCTGGCCAACTCGGTGGCCGCCGAGCACGCGGATGGCGATTTCCGACTCGTCTTCAACACCGGCCCCCGCTCCGGTCAGACCGTCTTCCACGTCCACGGGCACGTCCTGGCCGGGGACCTGACCGAATCGGGTCTCGGTGGCTGA
- a CDS encoding hemolysin family protein, whose protein sequence is MTAALLLLAAILLIAFGALMVAIDAAMSVTSRADLAELGEGGRNAAALRKIAIDPDAHANAVVFIRILAETGAAVLVTVAFTILFENIWWAMLAAVVIMTGVSFVVVGASPRTVGRQHAKGLLRGAAPVIRGVRILLGPLAHGLVALGNRVTPGVARGSSFASEEQLLSIIDEAAENELIEEDDRELIHSVFDFTDTFVRAVMVPRTDMVTVDAAASTREAMTTFLEKGVSRIPIVDDDADDVVGVLYLKDLVQFGFRDETGWRDAPISRIARPAVFVPESMKAETLLQQMKREAVHVCLVVDEYGGVSGLVTLEDLIEELVGDISDEYDPRADEVVELEPGKYRVSARLGLDQVGDLFGLELEDEDVDSVGGLLGKALGQVPQPGVTAEYGGLILTGGASRGRGRGLASVFVERSAPSRAAEEVNGGRPPRTGEIGVAKSGAKRGE, encoded by the coding sequence ATGACCGCAGCACTTCTCCTGCTCGCCGCGATCCTGCTGATCGCGTTCGGCGCTCTGATGGTCGCGATCGATGCGGCCATGAGTGTCACCTCCCGAGCCGATCTGGCCGAGCTGGGCGAGGGCGGCCGCAACGCCGCCGCGCTGCGGAAGATCGCGATCGATCCGGACGCCCACGCCAACGCGGTGGTCTTCATCCGAATCCTGGCCGAGACCGGCGCCGCCGTGCTGGTCACGGTGGCATTCACCATCCTGTTCGAGAACATCTGGTGGGCGATGCTGGCGGCCGTGGTCATCATGACCGGTGTCTCTTTCGTGGTGGTGGGCGCCAGCCCGCGCACCGTCGGGCGCCAGCACGCCAAGGGCCTGCTGCGCGGCGCCGCGCCGGTCATCCGCGGCGTGCGCATCCTCCTCGGCCCGCTCGCGCACGGACTGGTCGCCCTCGGCAATCGCGTCACCCCTGGCGTCGCGCGCGGCTCGTCCTTCGCGTCCGAAGAGCAGCTGCTCAGCATCATCGACGAAGCGGCCGAGAACGAGCTGATCGAGGAGGACGACCGCGAGCTCATCCACTCGGTCTTCGATTTCACCGACACGTTCGTGCGGGCCGTGATGGTGCCCCGCACCGACATGGTGACCGTCGATGCGGCCGCCTCGACGCGGGAGGCGATGACGACCTTCCTGGAGAAGGGCGTCTCGCGCATCCCGATCGTCGATGACGATGCCGACGACGTGGTGGGCGTCCTGTACTTGAAGGATCTCGTGCAATTCGGCTTCCGGGATGAGACCGGCTGGCGGGACGCGCCGATCAGCCGCATCGCGCGTCCGGCCGTCTTCGTCCCGGAGTCGATGAAGGCGGAGACTCTCCTGCAGCAGATGAAGCGCGAAGCGGTGCACGTCTGCCTGGTCGTGGACGAGTACGGCGGCGTGTCCGGTCTGGTCACCCTCGAGGATCTGATCGAGGAGCTCGTCGGAGACATCTCAGATGAGTACGACCCCCGTGCCGATGAGGTCGTGGAACTCGAGCCCGGAAAGTACCGCGTCAGCGCGCGCCTCGGACTGGACCAGGTCGGCGACCTGTTCGGGCTGGAGCTCGAGGATGAGGACGTCGACTCCGTGGGCGGCCTCCTCGGCAAGGCGCTCGGGCAGGTGCCCCAGCCCGGCGTGACGGCCGAGTACGGCGGACTGATTCTGACCGGCGGCGCGTCGCGCGGCCGGGGCCGCGGCCTGGCGTCGGTGTTCGTGGAACGGAGCGCACCGTCGCGCGCCGCCGAAGAAGTCAACGGCGGGCGCCCACCGCGCACCGGCGAGATCGGCGTCGCCAAGAGCGGCGCCAAGAGAGGCGAATGA
- a CDS encoding PhoH family protein, which translates to MVQLLGPQDRLLRVVEREHPEVDVHVRGNEITLTGDAAAVAAARGLVEELLAMTKAGHSLGPTDVSSSNRILQSEGSPRPSEVLGEAILSSRGRTIRPKTLGQKAYVDAIEESTIVFGIGPAGTGKTYLAMAKAVQALQRKEVSRIILTRPAVEAGERLGFLPGTLNDKIDPYLRPLYDALNEMMDPELVPKLMASGTIEVAPLAYMRGRTLNDSFVVLDEAQNTTPEQMKMFLTRLGFGTRMVVTGDITQIDLPQGASGLRLVTRVLSEIEDIHFAYLTSEDVVRHNLVGRIVDAYTEYDERRLATRRERDEAAEFANRAERRTSARPAGPRDHLPKRGRS; encoded by the coding sequence ATGGTGCAGCTCCTGGGACCCCAGGACCGGCTGCTGCGCGTCGTCGAGCGCGAGCACCCCGAGGTGGATGTGCACGTCCGAGGCAACGAGATCACCCTGACCGGGGATGCCGCGGCCGTCGCCGCTGCGCGCGGCCTCGTCGAAGAGCTGCTGGCGATGACCAAAGCCGGTCACTCGCTCGGTCCGACCGATGTGTCCTCCTCCAACCGCATCCTCCAATCCGAAGGCTCCCCGCGCCCTTCCGAAGTGCTCGGCGAAGCGATCCTCTCGTCGCGGGGGCGGACCATCCGGCCCAAGACCCTCGGACAGAAGGCGTACGTCGACGCCATCGAGGAGAGCACGATCGTCTTCGGGATCGGCCCGGCCGGCACCGGAAAGACCTATCTGGCCATGGCCAAGGCGGTGCAGGCGCTGCAGCGCAAGGAGGTCAGCCGGATCATCCTGACCCGCCCCGCGGTCGAAGCCGGCGAGCGGCTCGGCTTCCTGCCCGGCACGCTGAACGACAAGATCGACCCCTACCTGCGGCCGCTGTACGACGCGCTGAACGAGATGATGGATCCCGAGCTGGTGCCCAAGCTGATGGCGAGCGGAACCATCGAAGTCGCACCGCTGGCGTACATGCGCGGCCGGACGCTGAACGATTCGTTCGTGGTCCTGGACGAGGCGCAGAACACCACGCCGGAGCAGATGAAGATGTTCCTGACCCGGCTGGGCTTCGGTACCCGCATGGTCGTGACCGGCGACATCACGCAGATCGATCTCCCGCAGGGCGCGTCCGGTCTGCGACTGGTCACCCGCGTGCTCAGTGAGATCGAGGACATCCACTTCGCGTACCTCACCAGCGAGGATGTGGTGCGCCACAATCTGGTGGGGCGGATCGTCGACGCGTACACCGAGTACGACGAACGCCGACTCGCCACCCGTCGCGAGCGCGACGAGGCCGCCGAGTTCGCCAACCGCGCCGAACGGCGCACCAGCGCGCGACCGGCCGGTCCGCGCGACCACCTTCCGAAGCGGGGCAGATCGTGA
- the lepA gene encoding translation elongation factor 4, which translates to MSPRALNTLEPSATPPELIRNFCIIAHIDHGKSTLADRMLQMTGVVSDRDMRAQYLDRMDIERERGITIKSQAVRMPWQLDGVTHALNMIDTPGHVDFTYEVSRSLAACEGAILLVDAAQGIEAQTLANLYLALENDLQIIPVLNKIDLPAADPEKYARELASLIGGKPEDVLRVSGKTGVGVEELLDQVIRQIPAPQGDPTAPTRAMIFDSVYDSYRGVITYVRMIDGSLSPRERIQMMSTRAVHELLEIGVSSPEPTPTRGLGVGEVGYLITGVKDVRQSKVGDTVTSAAKPSKDALPGYTDPKPMVFSGLYPIDGSDYPVLREALDKLKLSDASLNYEPETSVALGFGFRCGFLGLLHLEIVTERLEREFGLDLISTAPSVTYEVTTDDGKTYTVTNPSEFPSGTKIASVTEPMVKAAILAPKDYVGTIMELCQSRRGTLLGMEYLGEDRVEIRYTIPLGEIVFDFFDHLKSKTAGYASLDYEPSGHQEADLVKVDILLQGEPVDAFSAIVHRDKAYAYGVLMTERLKKLIPRQQFEVPIQAAIGARIIARESIRAMRKDVLAKCYGGDITRKRKLLEKQKEGKKRMKMVGRVEVPQEAFIAALSGDTETKDKK; encoded by the coding sequence ATGTCACCGCGCGCCCTAAACACGCTCGAGCCGTCCGCGACCCCTCCTGAGCTGATCCGAAACTTCTGCATCATCGCTCACATCGATCACGGCAAATCGACCCTTGCCGACCGCATGCTGCAGATGACGGGTGTCGTCTCCGACCGTGACATGCGTGCGCAGTACCTCGACCGCATGGACATCGAGCGTGAGCGCGGCATCACGATCAAGAGCCAGGCGGTGCGGATGCCGTGGCAGCTGGACGGGGTCACGCACGCTCTGAACATGATCGACACCCCCGGCCACGTGGACTTCACCTACGAGGTGAGTCGTTCGCTGGCGGCGTGCGAGGGCGCGATCCTGCTGGTGGACGCGGCTCAGGGCATCGAGGCGCAGACGCTGGCGAACCTCTACCTCGCCCTGGAGAACGATCTGCAGATCATCCCGGTGCTGAACAAGATCGACCTGCCCGCCGCGGATCCCGAGAAGTACGCCAGAGAGCTCGCCAGCCTGATCGGCGGCAAGCCCGAGGACGTGCTGCGCGTCAGCGGCAAGACCGGCGTGGGCGTGGAAGAGCTGCTCGACCAGGTCATCCGGCAGATCCCCGCCCCGCAGGGGGATCCGACTGCGCCCACTCGCGCCATGATCTTCGACTCGGTCTACGACTCCTACCGTGGCGTGATCACCTACGTGCGCATGATCGACGGGTCGCTCAGTCCCCGCGAGCGCATCCAGATGATGTCCACGCGCGCGGTCCACGAGCTGCTCGAGATCGGCGTCTCCTCGCCCGAGCCCACCCCCACACGCGGTCTCGGCGTGGGGGAGGTCGGATACCTGATCACCGGCGTGAAGGACGTCCGTCAGTCCAAGGTGGGTGACACCGTGACCAGCGCGGCCAAGCCGTCGAAGGACGCGCTGCCCGGCTACACCGATCCCAAGCCGATGGTCTTCTCCGGCCTGTACCCGATCGACGGCAGCGACTACCCCGTGCTGCGTGAGGCGCTGGACAAGCTGAAGCTCTCGGACGCCTCCCTCAACTACGAGCCGGAGACCTCGGTGGCGCTGGGGTTCGGATTCCGCTGCGGGTTCCTCGGGCTGCTGCATCTGGAGATCGTCACCGAGCGCCTGGAGCGCGAGTTCGGACTGGATCTGATCTCGACAGCGCCGTCGGTGACCTACGAGGTGACCACCGACGACGGCAAGACATACACCGTCACCAACCCCAGCGAGTTCCCCTCGGGCACCAAGATCGCCAGCGTCACCGAGCCGATGGTCAAGGCCGCGATCCTCGCGCCGAAGGACTACGTCGGCACGATCATGGAGCTGTGCCAGTCACGGCGGGGCACCCTCCTGGGCATGGAGTACCTCGGTGAGGATCGCGTCGAGATCCGTTACACCATCCCGCTCGGCGAGATCGTCTTCGACTTCTTCGACCACCTCAAATCCAAGACGGCCGGTTACGCCTCGCTGGACTACGAACCGAGCGGGCACCAGGAGGCCGACCTCGTCAAGGTCGACATCCTGCTCCAGGGCGAGCCCGTCGATGCGTTCAGTGCCATCGTGCACCGGGACAAGGCCTACGCGTACGGCGTGCTGATGACGGAGCGGCTGAAGAAGCTGATCCCGCGTCAGCAGTTCGAGGTTCCCATCCAAGCCGCGATCGGCGCCCGCATCATCGCCCGCGAGTCGATCCGCGCGATGCGCAAGGACGTCCTGGCCAAATGCTACGGCGGCGACATCACCCGCAAGCGCAAGCTCCTCGAGAAGCAGAAGGAGGGCAAGAAGCGCATGAAGATGGTCGGACGCGTCGAGGTCCCCCAGGAGGCGTTCATCGCCGCGCTGTCGGGGGACACCGAGACCAAAGACAAGAAGTAG